The genomic interval TTTATCGGTCCGATCGTCATCGCTTATGCGGCCGACCCCATGACTGCGCCGAAGATCGCGCAGAAGTTCGCTGACAAGAACGCAAAGTATGTCGTTCTTGGTGGCGTGATGGGCAAGACCGCTCTTGACGCGAATAGCGTCAAGGCGTTGTCGACCATGCCTTCGCTGGATGAACTGCGCGCAACGCTCGCCGGGATGCTCAAGCAGCCCGCAACGCGTATCGCGTCGGTCATCGTGGCGCCGGCTGGTGGTATTGCGCGCGTGTTGGCCGCTCATGCGGAAAAGAGCAACGAAGCAGCGTAACCCCATGGTCCCCATTGGGGGCCGGTTTGAACTGAACACCTTAAAAGAGAGATTTATCAAATGGCCGATCTCGCCAAAATTGTTGACGACCTGTCTGCCCTGACCGTTCTGGAAGCTTCCGAGCTGTCGAAGCTGCTGGAAGAAAAGTGGGGCGTTTCCGCCGCCGCTCCAGTTGCTGTTGCTGCCGCTGCTGGTGCTCCAGCTGCTGCCGCTGAAGAAAAGACTGAATTTGACGTGATCCTCGCCTCGTTCGGCGACAACAAGATCAACGTCATCAAGGAAGTCCGTGCGATCACCGGTCTGGGCCTGGGCGAAGCCAAGGCACTGGTCGAAGCTGCACCAAAGGCAATCAAAGAAGGCGCGTCGAAGGCTGAAGCCGAAGACATCCAGAAGAAGCTTGAAGCTGCTGGCGCCAAGGTCGAACTCAAGTAATTTCGACTTCTGTCTTGAAATTTGCGAGATGGCGCTTTATGTGCCATCTCGCATCCTCGTTTTTGCGGGATGATTCGCCGGACCGATTGGATGGGTCCCTGGCGCCAATTTGCGGAATATATGACGAATTTGATGTCTGAGGCACGCTGACGTCCACGGAACCTCATGGTTGTTGACCATGGGGGTTTTGACGTTTTCGCGCCGATCTCTCCTTGGCTTGGAGGGTGTGCAGGCATTGTTGAGCTGAGACTAACCGCCTTTAACAGGGCGCATTTTCTGATACCCGACGGCTGATTGTCGGGTCTTTGGAGATGTGCCTCCGAGACAATCGCTAGACAAAGGAGCCCTCATGGCTACCACGTTCAACGGCCGCCGCAAGGTACGCAAGTCCTTCGGATCCATTCGCGAAGTCACGGAGATGCCCAACCTGATCGAGGTCCAGAAGGCCTCCTATGATCAGTTTCTCCTCGTAGACGAGCCCAAGGGTGGCCGTCCCGATGAAGGGCTTCAATCCGTATTCCGTTCGGTTTTCCCGATCACCGATTTTTCGAACACTGCTTCGCTTGAATTCGTGAAGTACGAGTTCGAACAGCCGAAGTATGACATCGACGAGTGCCGTGCGCGCGACATCACGTTCGCTGCCCCACTCAAGGTGACGCTTCGCCTGATCGTGTTCGAAGTGGACGAAGAAACCGGTGCCCGCTCCGTCAAGGACATCAAGGAGCAGGACGTCTATATGGGCGACATGCCCTTCATGACGATGAACGGCACCTTTATCGTCAACGGCACCGAGCGCGTTATCGTCTCGCAGATGCACCGTTCGCCCGGCGTGTTCTTCGATCACGACAAGGGCAAGACCCACTCGTCCGGCAAGCTGCTGTTTGCTGGCCGTATCATTCCGTACCGCGGTAGCTGGCTCGATATCGAATTCGACGCCAAGGACGTGGTGTTCGCGCGTATCGACCGTCGTCGCAAGATCCCGGTCACGTCGCTGCTCAAGGCTCTCGGTATGGATACCGAAGAGATCCTGAGCACGTATTACAATACGCTGACCTACGAAAAGACGGCGACCGGTTGGCAGAAGCCATACGACGCCGAGAAGATGAAGAATGCCAAGCCATCGACGGACCTGATCGACGCCAAGACTGGCGACGTCGTCCACGAAGCTGGCAAGAAGCTCTCGGCCCGTCAGGCCAAGAAGCTGGCCGAAAACGGCCTGACGCACCTGCTGGCGGTCGATGAAGACCTCTATGGCATG from Devosia sp. 2618 carries:
- the rplL gene encoding 50S ribosomal protein L7/L12 — translated: MADLAKIVDDLSALTVLEASELSKLLEEKWGVSAAAPVAVAAAAGAPAAAAEEKTEFDVILASFGDNKINVIKEVRAITGLGLGEAKALVEAAPKAIKEGASKAEAEDIQKKLEAAGAKVELK
- the rplJ gene encoding 50S ribosomal protein L10 encodes the protein MERAEKRELVASLQSALGGAGSIVLAQNSGLTVANLESLRREVKGAGGYVKIAKNRLAKLALKDTDHADISDLFIGPIVIAYAADPMTAPKIAQKFADKNAKYVVLGGVMGKTALDANSVKALSTMPSLDELRATLAGMLKQPATRIASVIVAPAGGIARVLAAHAEKSNEAA